In Pseudomonas rhizosphaerae, one DNA window encodes the following:
- a CDS encoding DUF2945 domain-containing protein → MSNAFKVGDAVRWNSEAGEIHGKVTKVHVKDVEFMGKHRPASKDEPQYEVKSDKTGHSALHHGDALHKA, encoded by the coding sequence ATGAGCAATGCATTCAAGGTCGGTGATGCGGTGCGCTGGAATTCCGAAGCGGGGGAGATCCACGGCAAGGTGACCAAGGTTCATGTCAAGGATGTTGAATTCATGGGCAAGCACCGCCCGGCGTCCAAGGACGAGCCGCAGTACGAGGTCAAGAGCGACAAGACCGGGCATTCGGCCCTTCACCATGGCGATGCATTGCACAAAGCATGA
- the yghU gene encoding glutathione-dependent disulfide-bond oxidoreductase, which produces MSPTPYVPPKVWTHDAESGGQFSKTNRPTAGATHEQTLPVGKHPFQLYSLATPNGVKVSIMLEELLELGHADAEYDAWPIRIGEGDQFSSGFVEINPNSKIPALVDHSEGAGVRVFESGSILLYLAQKFGEFLPTDVVARTEAMNWLFWQMGAAPYLGGGFGHFYAYAPEKLEYPINRFTMEAKRQLDVLDKRLAQARYIAGDEYTLADIAIWPWYGQLVRGNLYDAAQFLAVEEYTHLQRWAEEIAQRPAVQRGQRVNRTWGDEATQVPERHSAADFK; this is translated from the coding sequence ATGAGCCCTACTCCCTACGTCCCGCCCAAGGTCTGGACACACGACGCGGAATCCGGCGGCCAGTTTTCCAAGACGAACCGCCCCACCGCTGGCGCCACCCATGAGCAGACCCTGCCCGTAGGCAAGCACCCGTTCCAGCTGTATTCCTTGGCGACCCCCAACGGCGTCAAGGTGAGCATCATGCTCGAAGAACTGCTGGAACTGGGCCACGCCGACGCCGAGTACGACGCCTGGCCGATTCGCATCGGCGAAGGCGATCAGTTCTCCAGCGGGTTCGTCGAGATCAATCCGAACTCGAAGATCCCGGCACTGGTGGATCACAGTGAAGGTGCCGGCGTGCGGGTGTTCGAATCAGGCTCCATCCTGCTGTACCTGGCGCAGAAGTTCGGCGAGTTCCTGCCCACCGACGTCGTAGCGCGTACCGAGGCCATGAACTGGCTGTTCTGGCAGATGGGTGCGGCACCCTATCTGGGTGGCGGCTTCGGGCATTTCTATGCCTATGCGCCGGAAAAGCTGGAATACCCGATCAATCGCTTCACCATGGAAGCCAAGCGTCAGCTGGATGTGCTGGACAAGCGCCTGGCACAGGCGCGCTACATCGCCGGTGACGAGTACACCCTGGCCGACATCGCCATCTGGCCCTGGTACGGGCAACTGGTGCGCGGCAATCTGTACGACGCGGCGCAATTTCTGGCGGTCGAGGAATACACCCACCTGCAACGCTGGGCCGAAGAAATCGCCCAACGCCCCGCCGTGCAGCGCGGCCAACGCGTCAACCGCACCTGGGGCGATGAAGCGACCCAAGTCCCCGAGCGCCATAGCGCCGCCGACTTCAAATAA